The following are from one region of the Streptomyces decoyicus genome:
- a CDS encoding carboxyl transferase domain-containing protein, which produces MPCARLTARQAIAAVADSYTETAVPDGRRTPAAASSAPDGPLGWRGYDEARARARARTGEDESVVTALATIGGRETVVLSFEFRYLGGSLGERTGDRLEAAYTLARERGLPVVSLIATGGSRMQEGMRALTQLQRVARQSALNRAAALPQIAVLRDPTTGGGWATLGAGADVILALPGAQIGFAGSRVRPPDADPHAYSAEGQLASGHIDAVAPSDRLRATLQRWLQLLCPPPESRTRAVEPAPPPAALGVPELPETGWDAVVRAREAVRPRAEAYLRAYFDDREEISGDRCGGVDPGIRCGFGHREGRTIAFAAQCGTATRPAGFRTAARLVRLADRLGIPVLTLVDTPGAANDAAAEQAGAGAAIADAFAALATAQVPVTSLLIGEGGSGGALALAAPDRLWATPDSYFSVIAPELAAAILKRDEAQIHDTADQLRIRPQDLRELGVIRGIVPPA; this is translated from the coding sequence ATGCCGTGTGCCCGGCTGACGGCCCGTCAAGCCATCGCGGCCGTGGCGGATTCGTATACCGAGACGGCCGTTCCCGACGGTCGTCGCACGCCGGCCGCGGCATCCTCCGCACCGGACGGCCCGCTCGGCTGGCGCGGCTACGACGAGGCGCGGGCCCGCGCCCGCGCCCGGACCGGCGAGGACGAGTCGGTGGTCACAGCCCTGGCCACGATAGGCGGCAGGGAAACGGTCGTGCTCTCCTTCGAGTTCCGCTATCTGGGCGGCTCCCTCGGTGAGCGCACCGGCGACCGTCTGGAGGCCGCCTACACCCTGGCCCGCGAGCGCGGTCTGCCGGTCGTCTCGCTGATCGCCACGGGCGGCAGCCGGATGCAGGAAGGGATGCGCGCGCTGACCCAACTCCAGCGGGTGGCACGGCAATCGGCGCTGAACCGTGCCGCGGCGCTGCCGCAGATCGCCGTGCTGCGCGATCCCACGACCGGCGGGGGCTGGGCCACCCTCGGCGCGGGCGCCGATGTCATCCTCGCGCTCCCCGGAGCACAGATCGGCTTCGCGGGTTCGCGGGTGCGGCCCCCCGACGCCGATCCCCACGCCTACTCCGCCGAAGGTCAGCTCGCCTCGGGCCATATCGACGCCGTCGCCCCGAGCGACCGGCTGCGCGCCACGCTCCAGCGGTGGCTGCAACTGCTGTGCCCGCCGCCGGAGTCCCGCACTCGCGCCGTGGAGCCGGCGCCCCCGCCGGCTGCGCTGGGAGTGCCCGAGCTGCCGGAGACCGGCTGGGATGCGGTGGTGCGCGCCCGGGAGGCAGTGCGGCCGCGCGCCGAGGCGTATCTGCGCGCGTACTTCGATGACCGGGAAGAGATCAGCGGCGACCGCTGTGGCGGCGTCGACCCCGGGATACGGTGCGGATTCGGGCATCGTGAGGGGCGCACGATCGCCTTCGCCGCCCAGTGCGGCACGGCCACCCGCCCGGCCGGTTTCCGCACCGCCGCCCGGCTCGTCCGGCTCGCCGACCGGCTGGGCATCCCGGTCCTCACCCTCGTGGACACCCCGGGCGCCGCCAACGACGCGGCGGCCGAGCAGGCCGGCGCCGGTGCGGCCATCGCCGACGCCTTCGCCGCGCTCGCCACCGCCCAGGTGCCCGTGACCTCCCTGCTCATCGGCGAAGGCGGCTCGGGCGGTGCGCTGGCCCTGGCCGCACCGGACCGGCTCTGGGCGACACCGGACAGCTACTTCTCCGTGATCGCCCCGGAGTTGGCCGCGGCCATCCTCAAACGCGACGAAGCGCAGATCCACGACACCGCCGACCAACTCCGCATCCGCCCGCAGGACTTGCGGGAACTGGGCGTCATCCGCGGCATCGTCCCACCGGCCTGA